In the genome of Planctomyces sp. SH-PL62, the window GTGATCATGGTCGGGGCGACCGGGAAGACGAAGGGACGCGAGCGGCAGGCGAAGGCGCCCGAGACGGATCGTTCGCTGGTCTCCCACGAGCTGGAGGGGGCGCTTCGGGAGGCGGTCGCGGAGCGCGTCGGGGAGACGCGGTTCGGGCTGTGGTTCGGCGAGGGGGTCCGCCTGGGGGTCGTCGGCGAGGGCCAGGGGGATTCGGTCGAGGTCGTGGCGCCGAACGCCTACTTCCGCGACCGCATCAAGAGCGGGTTCGCGGCGAGCGTGGCCGACGCGGTGCGGCAGGTGGTCGGCCGGTCCTTGCCCGTCTCTTACTCCGTGCAGGACGAGGCCGAGCCCCGTCACGACGTCGAGGCGGTCCCCGAGCGGCCGACGACGGGCGACGACCGTCGGACCAAGGTGACGGTGCCGGTCCCGGGCGGGCCGAGGCCGTCGGCCTCGCCGGTCGAGCGGCCCTCGACCGACCTCCCCCACCGCTTCGCCGCCCCTCCGGGCTCCTCGCGAGTCCTCCGCAGCCTCGACGACTTCGTGGTCGGCCCGGCGACCCAGCTCGGCTGCGCGGCGGCCCGCGAGATGGTCCGCTCGGGGGGGCGGTCGTTCAACCCTCTGTTCATCCACGGGGGCGTCGGCCTGGGCAAGACCCACATGCTCGAAGGGATCGCCCAGGGCATGCGGCAGGCCCACCCCGGCCTCAACGTCGTGCACGTCACGGCCGAGGCGTTCACGAACGGGTTTCTGGAGGCGATGCGGACCTCCTCGCTGTCGAGCTTCCGGAGCCGGTATCGGGGCGTCAACGTCCTGGTGATCGACGACGTCCACTTCCTGGCCTCGAAGCGGGCGACGCAGGAGGAGTTCCTCCACACGTTCAACGCCCTCATCGAACGCGGCGTGCCGATCGTTTTGTCTTCGGACCAGCATCCCAGGCGGATCGCCAAGCTGACCGACGAGCTGGCCACGCGGTTCCTGGGCGGGATGGTCGTCAAGCTCGACGCCCCCGACCTGGAGACCCGCAAGGCGATCGTCCGGGCCAAGGCGAAGGCCAAGGGGGTCGAGGTCCCGTCGGCGGTGGTCGACTTCATCGCCGAGCACGTGAAGACGAGCGTCCGGGAGCTGGAGGGGGCCTTGCAGAGCGTGCTGGCCCACGCCTCGCTGTCGAACCGGCCGGTCGGCATGGTGGTCGCGAAGACGGCCCTCCGCGAGACGATCCGCAACACGTCGCAGTCGGTGGCCCTCCGCGACGTCGAGAAGTCGATCTGCCTCTTCTTCCAGGTCGAGGCCGACGACCTCAAGTCCGGCAGCCGGGTCCGCACGCTGGCCTACCCCCGGATGCTGGCCATGTACCTGGCCCGCAAGCACGCCGGGGCCAGCTACAGCGAGATCGGCCGCTACTTCGGCGGGCGGAACCACTCGACCGTGATGTCGGCCGAGAAGAAGGTCGTCGGCTGGCTCAAGGACGACGCCCGCAGCCCGCTCCTCCCCGGCTTCGACAGCGTGGTCGAGATCCTCGCCGACCTGGAATCCAAGCTCGGCGCCTGAGCCCCCCGCCCTCCCCTAGCGGCGGGTCAGCCCGTGGCGGACGCGCAGCAGGAGGCGTTCGAGCGGGTCGAGGGCGTTGATCTCGGCCAGGCGGGCGAGGACGCCCCGGACGTCGTCGGTGATGATCCCGGCGACGCCGTCGTCGACCAGCGAGGCGACGCGGTCGACGACGTTGACGGTCCAGGCCTGGACGGGCATGTCGCGCGACCGGGCGCGATCGACGAGATCCCGCGTGGCGAGCCGGGTCTCCACCATCAGGAAGTCCACGTCCAGCCGCGTCGGGTCGCCGATCACGGCGCCCGTGATGAAGCCGAGTTCCAGGCCGGGTTCCAGCCGACGCACGGCCTGGAGCGCCGGGTACGACTGCCCGCAGATCCGGACCCGCCCCAGCGCGTCGGCCTTGCGGACGGCTTCGAGGACGGGGGCGACGAGCGCGACGGCCCCGGCGTCGTTCTTGGCCTTCAGCTCGATGTTGAGGCCGATCGAAGCCGAGGCGGCGGCCTGGAGGAATTCGTCGAGCGTCGCGATCCGCTCGCCGGCGAAGCCTGGGTCGAACGGCGTCCCCAGGTCGATTGCGCGGAGCTGTTCGAGGGTCGAGTCGACGATCCGCAGCGGCGAGCCCGCGATCCGCAGCAGGTCGTCGTCGTGGACGATCACGAGTTGATCGT includes:
- the dnaA gene encoding chromosomal replication initiator protein DnaA, producing the protein MVGATGKTKGRERQAKAPETDRSLVSHELEGALREAVAERVGETRFGLWFGEGVRLGVVGEGQGDSVEVVAPNAYFRDRIKSGFAASVADAVRQVVGRSLPVSYSVQDEAEPRHDVEAVPERPTTGDDRRTKVTVPVPGGPRPSASPVERPSTDLPHRFAAPPGSSRVLRSLDDFVVGPATQLGCAAAREMVRSGGRSFNPLFIHGGVGLGKTHMLEGIAQGMRQAHPGLNVVHVTAEAFTNGFLEAMRTSSLSSFRSRYRGVNVLVIDDVHFLASKRATQEEFLHTFNALIERGVPIVLSSDQHPRRIAKLTDELATRFLGGMVVKLDAPDLETRKAIVRAKAKAKGVEVPSAVVDFIAEHVKTSVRELEGALQSVLAHASLSNRPVGMVVAKTALRETIRNTSQSVALRDVEKSICLFFQVEADDLKSGSRVRTLAYPRMLAMYLARKHAGASYSEIGRYFGGRNHSTVMSAEKKVVGWLKDDARSPLLPGFDSVVEILADLESKLGA